A single window of Arvicanthis niloticus isolate mArvNil1 chromosome X, mArvNil1.pat.X, whole genome shotgun sequence DNA harbors:
- the LOC117694945 gene encoding melanoma-associated antigen B4-like yields MVLTWCHFAPPDFCFAGSPAFIFVLLPLSQVIMPRSHKGKGRSRTKRQNVQERSHSSDVAHLTTEEEPTSSTGQEDPPRSPESCTHQATQTNVASVSDDLSVFLTGAVGGETSGINAEASVISSLRRLSTFMIGSTTPSVRRNLLNRKTGALMAFMLEKFKVKEHFTQEDLSKVINRKYKAYLPEIIRRISVHLELVFGLELKKVDPNSQSYMLVGMLGLSTEGNLRGSSGLPKTGLLITLLVVIFMNGNISSEDDIWEFLKVVGIYPGRDHPIFGEPREFITKDLVKENYLEYHRVSGIDPPKYVFLWGSRAHAETTKMKVLEVLAKINGGVPSSFPCLYEEALTDEANRAARRVTVVPGNVTDSPHLGYITHSISFI; encoded by the coding sequence ATGGTGCTTACATGGTGTCATTTTGCCCCTCCAGATTTTTGCTTTGCTGGGTCACCTGCCTTCATCTTTGTCCTGCTGCCCTTGAGCCAAGTCATCATGCCTAGGAGCCACAAGGGTAAAGGTCGCTCTCGCACCAAACGTCAAAATGTACAGGAGAGGAGCCATAGTAGTGATGTTGCTCATCTCACTACAGAGGAGGAACCAACATCTTCTACTGGTCAAGAGGATCCCCCCAGGTCCCCCGAGAGCTGCACTCACCAGGCTACTCAGACAAATGTAGCCTCTGTTTCTGATGACTTAAGTGTGTTCTTAACAGGTGCCGTAGGTGGTGAGACTTCTGGTATAAATGCTGAGGCTTCTGTTATAAGCTCTCTGCGACGTTTAAGCACCTTCATGATAGGCTCTACCACGCCTTCTGTGCGCAGAAATCTTCTCAACAGGAAGACAGGTGCATTGATGGCGTTCATGCTGGAGAAGTTTAAGGTGAAAGAACACTTTACACAGGAAGATTTGTCGAAGGTGATTAACAGGAAGTATAAAGCATACTTACCTGAGATCATTAGAAGAATCTCTGTGCACCTGGAGCTTGTCTTTGGCCTCGAGTTGAAGAAAGTTGATCCCAATTCTCAGTCATATATGCTTGTGGGCATGCTGGGTCTCTCCACTGAGGGAAATCTGAGGGGCAGTAGTGGGTTACCCAAGACAGGGCTCCTGATAACACTCCTGGTTGTGATCTTCATGAATGGCAACATTTCCAGTGAGGATGACATTTGGGAATTCCTGAAAGTGGTGGGGATATATCCTGGAAGGGATCACCCAATCTTTGGGGAACCTAGAGAGTTTATCACGAAAGATCTCGTGAAGGAAAATTATCTGGAGTACCACCGAGTGTCTGGTATTGATCCTCCAAAATATGTGTTCCTGTGGGGTTCCAGAGCCCATGCTGAAACCACGAAGATGAAAGTCCTAGAAGTTTTAGCGAAGATCAATGGTGGTGTCCCTAGTTCCTTTCCTTGTCTATATGAGGAGGCTCTGACTGATGAGGCTAATAGAGCAGCAAGGAGAGTTACAGTTGTGCCTGGCAATGTCACTGACAGTCCTCATTTAGGGTACATAACCCACAGCATATCCTTTATCTAG
- the Mageb18 gene encoding melanoma-associated antigen B18, with the protein MPRGQKSKLRAREKRRQARAKIALEEQASAGPFYECPHQDIPVAGMPTPPNMPMEDHSTFSATYTSTAAENLVEESSDDSDSDSEDWCKNPINHKVVLLVQFLIEKYQKKEVVTKADMLKYVIKTSKDHFNEILKRASDHMELAFGVDLKEIDPNKHCYALFNKLEHTFDEVIGEEKMPNSGLLMIVLGVILMKDDHAPEWEIWNVLNMMGVYANRKHFIYGDPKKVITEDMVQLKYLEYQQVPNSNPPSFEFMWGPKAHAEIGKMRILEFWAKIHDTTPDSFKTLYEAALKDEEERAQARASTRVRTAAMATSYSKAMMPSSSNAK; encoded by the coding sequence ATGCCTCGTGGCCAGAAGAGCAAGCTGCGTGCCCGTGAGAAGCGCCGCCAGGCCCGTGCTAAAATTGCACTGGAGGAACAAGCCTCTGCAGGTCCTTTCTATGAGTGTCCACATCAGGATATTCCTGTTGCCGGTATGCCTACACCTCCCAACATGCCAATGGAAGATCATTCTACCTTTTCAGCCACATATACAAGTACAGCTGCCGAAAACCTTGTTGAGGAAAGTTCAgatgactctgactctgactctgaggACTGGTGTAAAAATCCTATAAACCACAAAGTCGTCTTACTGGTACAGTTCCTGATAGAGAAGTATCAAAAGAAAGAGGTTGTTACAAAGGCAGATATGCTGAAGTATGTTATCAAAACATCTAAGGACCACTTCAATGAGATCCTAAAGAGAGCCTCAGATCACATGGAACTGGCATTTGGTGTTGATCTGAAGGAAATAGATCCAAACAAGCACTGCTATGCTCTTTTTAACAAACTAGAGCATACCTTTGATGAAGTGATAGGTGAAGAAAAAATGCCCAATAGTGGCCTCCTAATGATAGTGCTGGGTGTGATACTCATGAAAGATGACCATGCTCCTGAATGGGAGATCTGGAATGTGCTGAATATGATGGGCGTATATGCTAACAGAAAGCACTTCATCTATGGAGATCCTAAGAAGGTCATCACTGAAGATATGGTACAGCTAAAGTACTTGGAGTACCAGCAAGTGCCCAACAGCAATCCTCCATCCTTTGAATTCATGTGGGGTCCAAAAGCCCATGCTGAAATCGGCAAGATGAGAATCTTGGAGTTTTGGGCCAAGATCCATGATACTACACCAGATTCCTTCAAAACCTTGTATGAAGCAGCTctgaaagatgaagaagaaagagctCAAGCCAGGGCTTCAACCAGGGTTCGCACTGCTGCGATGGCCACTTCATATTCAAAAGCCATGATGCCCAGCTCGTCCAATGCTAAGTAA